The genomic region TGAAAGTGACACAAATACTCATAAAATCACATTAATTAGAAGGGGGACATTATAGAACGGTATAGAAGCTAAATGAAATTATACTATTTGTCAAAATAGGCTATGAAACTTGTTATATTATTGGTATATAAGGTGGATGCAATGAAAATTTGACTTAGATTAAATTGGAAATAGTTTAATAAGAAAAATACCTTAATTTGCAATATATTGACATGGTAATGGTTTTTTTGGTTTATATATTGATATTTAATGTGCTATTGGTGGCAACTCAAAaactattttttagattttttttaacaAGTTATGTTTGGGTTATAAAATGTGTCACCAAAGGAAATTTTTCcatcccttttttattttattatccaCTATGATATTTCATATAGATCTCTAACATGTTGGTTTCTTGGGTAACACATTCTCACTTCACGTTTAGGTATAACAACCATGAAAAATATGCCTGCTTGATTACTACCCAAAGAATGACTAGCAAATAGTACTAATCTATGATTATATGCCCAAGCAAGAGTGTATTATTCACTTGTTGGTAATAATATATTATGAAATGGTATTTAAATACCCAAAATCTATTATGAGTtatggaaagatgatagaaatcaTTGTGTCCCTAATCACTAACctttagatgcaccaagagaaacAAAAATGTAGTATTTGAAGTCTAGTTTTATAAGAGAGTCCCCATAAGAGATTGTATAATTAGGTACGTAGCTAAccctttttattatttcttttagcaTGCTGAATGAAAAAAGTGTTCCTATAAAAATCGGATAAAGCAGGCAGAAGACCTTGGTAAAGTGGTACAAATAAATGCCAAGTAAATTGATATCCTTTTGACTTAAGAGTAAATTTCGATATGCCTACCACATACTACGCTTGCAGGTAGCTTTTTCTCCTATAATGTTGACTTGTATGGGGTACAATGTGCAACACAATCAACGTTTAATATTGTGACGATGATTATTCATCTGTCTCTCTTTTACAGTACAGGATGTCGAAGGAAATGTATCATGGGATGACTTTTTTAAGATCATATCATCCTCATattattggaatgatacaaaactAGGGCCAAGAGATGACAACTAGCATAAGTAGAAAAATCACTTAGAGCATTAAGGAGGCATTGTCTAAGCCTAATTTTCTAATCTGAATCCCCATTAGAGATTGTATAGCTAAATATTACCATATAAAATTACATGCTAGCATTTTTTTTTGCATGGTCTCATATAGACAACCCTATAGAATTAGAATGATAATATTATACATAAGATTGATCAAGAAGTCTTCACAATGTAAACAGTTTTGGTATGTATTGGCAAGGTTATTGTAATGGTAAACTAGATTGATAATATTATACATAAGATTGATCAAAAAGTCTTCACAATGTAAACAGTTTTGGTATGTATTGGCAAGGTTATTGTAATGGTAAACTTTATCATATTGCACTCTAGAAGACattcaaaatataatattattttgttcATATTTAAAGAGTAACATGAATAattgttttaacaagagattttgGTTTTATGTTGTATTTCAAAACTCACGTCAACTTTAACATTGTATTAAAAGTCATGTTATAACACATTTTGAAGTCAGTTGGATGTATGTTTCAGTTTAGATTGTAAGACGAGATAATATTTTAGTATTAATATGTAATCATTTCTTTTGTACATTGAGTGTTGGTCTTTTGAATGATCTCAAATCGTAACAATATGTAATTCATTTCTTTGTTTTTAATTAAGGTAATGgattttaaggacccgaaacccaaaAGTTTTACAATATCCAAGAATTCATGTTTTTGTTTATTTTAGTGAAATATTTTTATATTAGTTTAAACTAATATGCAAGGGACTATTCATAACACATTTGATATTTTCATAGATCTTATTTTTCGTTGTTTCTTAATAAGAAATACATTTACTTTTACTAAAatcatatattattaaaaaaaaattattaatttaacaAGTTTCTCGTAATTTTATTAGAAAACTAATATTACATAAATTTAGGTTCACTCATTCTTTCAACGCCTATCCATTCTCAAATCTCTAGTATTACATGCCGGGAGAAAACAAAATAGGTAGTGGGTATGATCCACATATCAAATATTGATCAGTATCTCCCACTCCCAGAGTCTAGCCTGTTTATCACAATGGCTTTCACCAAACACCTTTCTCATTGCCTTTGCCTTCTATGTCTATGCTTAGCATATGTACTGTTTCAGGCTTCCCTCATATCTTCTCAAAGCCTGGGATTAGGGTACTCCTCCCCCTCACCCGAAACTAATCAGACTCTTCTTCTCTCTCCTGATGGCACATTTTCCGCTGGATTTCATGCTGTTGGCATCAACGCCTATGGTTTTGCTGTATGGTACACTAATACAACCAAATCCCCCACACTTGTATGGATGGCCAATAGAGATGAACCCGTTAATGGAAGAAATTCCTATCTCAATCTTCTAAAAGATGGAGACCTGGTCCTAATCAATGCCAATGGAAGCGCCATATGGAGAACCAGCACCAGAGGTCTCTCTGTCAAGGCTGCTGCTCTTCTTAACACAGGAAATCTTGTGCTACGCAGCTCCTCTGGGAAAATACTTTGGCAAAGCTTTGATTCTCCTACTGATACGCTCCTTCCAGGTCAGTATTTCACCAAGGATACACAGCTGGTCTAGAGAATGGAT from Cryptomeria japonica chromosome 3, Sugi_1.0, whole genome shotgun sequence harbors:
- the LOC131874575 gene encoding putative receptor protein kinase ZmPK1, coding for MIHISNIDQYLPLPESSLFITMAFTKHLSHCLCLLCLCLAYVLFQASLISSQSLGLGYSSPSPETNQTLLLSPDGTFSAGFHAVGINAYGFAVWYTNTTKSPTLVWMANRDEPVNGRNSYLNLLKDGDLVLINANGSAIWRTSTRGLSVKAAALLNTGNLVLRSSSGKILWQSFDSPTDTLLPGQYFTKDTQLV